A genome region from Hevea brasiliensis isolate MT/VB/25A 57/8 chromosome 7, ASM3005281v1, whole genome shotgun sequence includes the following:
- the LOC110662285 gene encoding asparagine--tRNA ligase, cytoplasmic 2 has product MASQESLASLKSNKPSEEPETIPLETEPSTPLIPSSKYSNRVVLRTIIERSDGGVGLVGETIVIGGWVKSSREVRKDPPPQLQSDDNDGIVVPPGHKEVSCMDILQNRVPIFRSISNIFRGSGNYPARAKLQPAPSKRVAISKPPPPILNLLVSDGSCVDSLQVTIEFSDDFPIRPLPIGTCILAEGVLSQLPAQGKHSIEFKVNKILHIGTVEDDKYILSKKRLPLETLRDYSHLRPRTTTVASFMRIRSALTFATHTFFQVNGFFSVEVPILTTTDEGFSAKFQVTSLSDKEVKKEEPKITGDTEALKVVKAAIKEKNNLIQQLQRSDSDREALLAAEQDLLKTKQLASQLEEKEKLRLETLKAANIPEDFFSQHTYLTVSGVLHLESYACGLGNVYSFGPRFLADRRISTKQAAEMWMVEAEMAFSELEDAMNCAEDYFKFLCKWVLENCSTDMKFVSRRIDKTRTNLLEAMISSSYERITYMEAVNVLKKVADRKFETEPEWGTELTSQHLSYLVDEIYKKPVIVYNFPKEFKPFYVRLNDDGKTVAAFDMVAPTVGKFITGSQKEERFDLLNERINELGLPKEQYEWYLDLRRYGTVKHSGFTLGFDLMVLFATGLPDVRDVIPFPRSSGKVNN; this is encoded by the exons ATGGCATCCCAAGAAAGTTTGGCATCTCTGAAGTCCAATAAACCCTCCGAAGAACCCGAAACAATCCCTCTTGAAACAGAACCCTCCACTCCTCTGATTCCATCATCCAAGTACTCGAACCGGGTGGTCTTGAGAACAATAATAGAACGAAGTGATGGAGGGGTTGGATTGGTGGGTGAgacaattgtgattggtgggtgGGTGAAGTCTTCCAGGGAAGTAAGGAAAGACCCTCCGCCACAGTTGCAGTCCGATGATAATGATGGGATTGTTGTGCCTCCAGGGCATAAAGAAGTCAGCTGCATGGATATTCTTCAAAATCGAGTGCCCATATTCAGGTCAATATCAAATATTTTCCGTGGTAGCGGCAATTACCCAGCTCGTGCAAAGTTGCAGCCTGCGCCCTCTAAACGAGTTGCAATCTCTAAACCTCCTCCTCCAATTCTTAACTTGCTTGTTAGCGATGGTTCTTGTGTTGACAGTCTCCAG GTTACGATAGAGTTCTCTGATGACTTCCCAATCCGACCACTGCCTATTGGAACTTGTATATTAGCGGAAGGTGTCCTAAGTCAGTTACCAGCGCAGGGAAAACATAGCATTGAGTTTAAAGTAAATAAAATCCTTCATATAGGAACGGTGGaagatgataaatatattttatcaaaGAAGCGATTGCCGTTGGAGACCTTGAGAGACTATTCTCATCTTCGGCCTCGGACAACTACG GTGGCATCTTTTATGCGAATCCGTAGTGCCTTGACTTTTGCAACTCACACATTCTTCCAAGTTAATGGGTTTTTCAGTGTGGAAGTGCCCATTTTAACAACCACAGATGAAGGATTTAGTGCAAAGTTCCAGGTTACTAGTCTTTCTGATAAAGAAGTTAAAAAGGAGGAGCCAAAGATCACTGGTGATACTGAAGCTCTTAAAGTTGTCAAGGCTGCCATAAAGGAGAAGAATAATCTAATTCAACAACTCCAGAGAAGTGACAGCGACAGGGAGGCATTGCTCGCTGCAGAGCAGGATTTGCTCAAAACAAAACAATTGGCATCACAattagaagaaaaagaaaaacttaGGTTGGAAACTTTGAAGGCTGCGAATATTCCTGAAGATTTCTTCTCTCAACATACTTATCTAACAGTTTCTGGTGTCCTCCATCTGGAAAGCTATGCATGTGGCCTTGGAAATGTCTACTCATTTGGACCCAGGTTTCTAGCAGATAGAAGGATATCCACAAAACAGGCGGCAGAGATGTGGATGGTTGAGGCTGAAATGGCTTTTTCAGAACTAGAG GATGCCATGAATTGTGCAGAAGACTATTTCAAGTTCCTCTGCAAATGGGTTTTGGAGAATTGTTCAACGGACATGAAATTTGTTTCGAGACGCATTGACAAAACCAGAACCAATCTTCTTGAAGCAATGATATCATCTTCATATGAAAGGATCACCTACATGGAAGCAGTAAATGTTTTGAAAAAG GTTGCTGATAGAAAATTTGAAACTGAACCTGAATGGGGCACTGAATTAACATCTCAACATCTAAG TTATTTGGTTGATGAAATCTATAAGAAGCCTGTAATTGTATACAACTTCCCAAAAGAATTCAAGCCATTCTATGTACGGTTGAATGATGATGGAAAAACAGTTGCGGCATTTGATATGGTTGCACCCACg GTTGGAAAATTCATCACAGGTAGCCAAAAGGAAGAGCGTTTCGATTTGCTAAATGAAAG GATAAATGAACTAGGCTTGCCCAAAGAGCAGTATGAATGGTATTTAGATCTTCGCCGGTATGGAACAGTCAAGCATTCTGGTTTTACTCTTGGGTTTGACCTTATGGTTCTCTTTGCCACTGGGCTTCCTGATGTCAGAGATGTGATTCCTTTCCCCAGAAGCAGTGGCAAAGTTAACAACTAA
- the LOC110662288 gene encoding EPIDERMAL PATTERNING FACTOR-like protein 9, protein MANIKLCNLLLLLFCFILAAFVTQGSRTHQELLPNNPRTFISSGGSHFRIGSEGQTSRNSRRLMIGSTAPTCTYNECRGCKYKCRAEQVPVEGNDPINSPYHYKCVCHR, encoded by the exons ATGGCAAACATTAAACTATGCAACTTACTCTTGCTACtcttctgctttatccttgcagCATTTGTTACTCAAG GATCCAGAACTCATCAAGAACTTCTTCCTAATAATCCAAGAACCTTTATCTCATCAGGAGGATCACATTTTCGG attGGTAGTGAAGGACAGACTTCAAGGAATTCAAGGAGATTGATGATCGGATCCACGGCTCCTACTTGCACTTACAATGAATGCAGAGGATGCAAATACAAGTGCAGGGCTGAGCAAGTTCCAGTGGAAGGAAATGACCCCATAAATAGTCCATACCACTACAAATGTGTTTGTCATAGGTGA
- the LOC110651061 gene encoding uncharacterized protein LOC110651061: MTGVSDGESVSLDLLKMKMAEFAKERDWDRFHSPRNLLLALVGEVGELSEIFQWKGEVPKGLPDWKEEEKVHLGEELSDVLLYLVRLSDICGIDLGKAAMRKVELNAIKYPVGMCKGSSKKHNNNNSNSNNGTEK; encoded by the exons ATGACTGGTGTATCTGATGGAGAAAGTGTCTCTCTTGATCTTCTCAAGATGAAAATGGCTGAGTTTGCCAAGGAAAGGGACTGGGATCGATTTCACAGCCCCAGAAACCTGCTTTTGGCTTTG GTGGGTGAAGTGGGAGAATTATCGGAGATATTTCAGTGGAAAGGAGAGGTACCAAAGGGACTACCTGATTGGAAAGAAGAGGAGAAGGTGCACCTTGGGGAAGAGCTGTCCGATGTTCTGCTGTATCTTGTACGACTCTCTGATATCTGTGGAATTGACTTAGGCAAAGCCGCTATGAGAAAAGTAGAATTGAATGCTATTAAGTACCCAGTAGGCATGTGCAAAGGGTCTTCCAAGAAACACAACAACAACAACAGTAACAGTAATAATGGCACTGAGAAATGA